Within Salarias fasciatus chromosome 15, fSalaFa1.1, whole genome shotgun sequence, the genomic segment GATGTCTCCAGGTAACAAATTGTCCAGAAAACCACTGTTGAATGTGATATGTTTGTCACTGGTGCGACCTCCCCAGCCTTTCGATAAGAAACAAATGGCTCCCCGGGGTGTAATACCCATTAAATACTTCATCGAGTGGTTTTGCTTGTAGCTGGAAAAAATTTGGGCACGTGCTTTCAGATTGGAGGGTTTCTCAgtgaaaacttcaaaacaatCTATAATCACTGCAACTCTGTGCCCAAAGGCTTCCGCAAACTGGTGAGGCATCGTTTTGTGCAGAGTGTCTCTGTCAGGCCATGTAATGGCACGCCTCAAGTTCGCATGCATGAACGACACCATTTCATTAAATGTTCTGTACACCGTATTTGGGGAAACACGAAAAAGATGAGCAAGGTGTTGCACAGGCAGATCCAACCGCAGAAGCATGAAGGTTAATAGAACCATGTGAAAGGGAGTGAGAATTTTCCTTTGAGTGGGCATGAGAGGCATCAAAAAACGGAATAAGGCCATAAAAGCTGCCAGGTTTGGGAGACCTGTGTTGTACTGTACTTTGTCATCATCCTCTTCAAAGAAGCCATCACCCATTCGGCGCTGATCAAGTTCGTGCCGCAGCTCAGCGTTTTCTTTCAACAGGCGGTTTACTTCTGCACGCCTCAACTCACAGAGGTCACATTCAGTCTGTGTGGCATCCTGactggtgctgtgtgtgtgtgtgtgtgtcatcttctGTGACCAGCTGACTGctttcttcctcagcatcaggtGTCACGTCCTCACTCTGTTGATTTTGTCCAGGCTCCGACGTCCCCTCCTcggtctgcagctctccagtctCTGCATCCCGGCGGACTCCCGTCTCTGGTGCTTGCGGTGACACTTTCCGTAGCTGCTTCTGCCTACGTCGCCTACAGAGCGCGCTGCATTGGTCGGTGTGACCGATGTGTGTCCCGGATGTAGGGATGGAGCCCAGTCTGGATCAGTCTCCATCATTTCATAGGCTGGTTGACCTGCAAACACAGGTTAGGTTTTATTGAGAAAGCTAATAAACACTGGATGCTTGCATGACATTGCATACTGGTAGGTTAATCACACATGCTGCCAGGTCAGATTGTGAGTTACAAGGACTGTAACTATAGACAAGCgcagatggatttgttgttgtgctgattGTTTCTCAGGCAGCAAAATATGTCAGATGATGTTACCATCATCTGACATATTTTGCTGCCGACTCTGATGTCCTCTAGGATGTGTTGTAAATCAGTTATAACAAACAAATCAACGACTGtatgtttattttcaaaagGGAATCAGAGCTGATGTGTTGATGTTTGTTGCAGTGTAccaggcagtgtgtgtttgtctctacTTGTCTGTGAGGACAGAACTGACATGACGTGTTCTCTTTTGGACAGCAGGCCTGACTGGATCTTTAAAGTCACTCCCTCGATAATgtttaaatttaagatgaagaaataaaattaacagATTTAGCATGTAGAGATTATCCCATTTCTACTGCCCTCTGACTGGAGTGTACATGTGAAGTTGGCTCGCAGCTGGGTGAGGCTAGCTGCAGCTGCACTAATGTAACTTCATTCAGAAAGAAACTGCATTTTCAGTAACATCGAAACAAATAAACTTgcttacttgcctttatgaaaatggcGAGAGCAAACAAGCATGTTGTCAGATATGGAGTCGAAAGTGATGCTCTTTCGTCTCACTGCTCCGACCCACACCATCCGACATCTCTTTATaatttcctcagtctgctctccGTAATTTCTTTTCTACGTGGGAAActgtaaaaaatgtaaattgccGTCTGTCCTTGTCCTATTCCATCGACATGAGCTATTATGTCAGCCTTTCTTGCAACATGATCTTCCCATTTTGGACAAAATAATGCTGCATTCAAAAACGTGAATCACAGATAGTTGCTCGCAAGCGAGACCTGGCCCGGGAATATGGCGgttcaatcccacaatgcaacagcgtGACGTCAACTGCAAAGGACCGattgcccacaatgcattgcaagATATCACGTCTCCTTTCGAGCCCTATGGGCTCTATGCAAACTCaaccactctttttttttttttttttttttaatacttattGGTAACAACAATGATACAACATCCAATCGGGGATTAATTTTCTTATAATGACAAAATAGAACTACAACAGAGTCGAGGCAACaatgacaacagaaacaacagagagagaaaaaaaaaaaaaactcaaccaacttcctgaacttcaggaggctccttgtttcctgtctttcatgataggatgagctgattaatgcaggtgtgtctgttgttaCAGAGGTTgggacacctggattaatcacctcgtcctatcatgaaagacatgaaacaaggagcctcctgaagttcaggaagtggtgaagttgtgcatagagtcatTGTGCAGAACATTCATTaactgcaggcacacacaccagATGGCCCAGTGCTTGTTGATGCACGTGGATTCTGTGTCCTCTGCTTGTACGTCCCTTCTTCACTTTCAAGACCTTAGTTTGTTTCTCTGTCCtgactttgaaaaccacttTCTTCAACGGCCActgtgtctctctttctgttatGCCACTCAACCAACATGTGCCGCCTCTCTTCAGCTCACTTGCTAGAAACATCTGGCTCTGTCTGAGCTGCCTCGCCATTATTTA encodes:
- the LOC115401959 gene encoding uncharacterized protein LOC115401959, which codes for MLRKKAVSWSQKMTHTHTHSTSQDATQTECDLCELRRAEVNRLLKENAELRHELDQRRMGDGFFEEDDDKVQYNTGLPNLAAFMALFRFLMPLMPTQRKILTPFHMVLLTFMLLRLDLPVQHLAHLFRVSPNTVYRTFNEMVSFMHANLRRAITWPDRDTLHKTMPHQFAEAFGHRVAVIIDCFEVFTEKPSNLKARAQIFSSYKQNHSMKYLMGITPRGAICFLSKGWGGRTSDKHITFNSGFLDNLLPGDIVLADTGFDIQECAGMMWAEVKLPAFTKGCCQLAARDEEETRKIAHLRIHVEKVIGNICQKYRILSGTIPVHMILPCEGEEVTLLDKIVTVCCALTNHCPSVV